One segment of Haloplanus natans DSM 17983 DNA contains the following:
- a CDS encoding AAA family ATPase — MTYEGPRIFLAPYGNDVAYENFRRTVVEGVSADKYGIDQDYCASDRTAHLWGTKGTIRGTWSDIEPGDFLIFYRDSEYTHAVEVIATEENESRGKSVWPNYEEGAPWLCIIYLNEPVELGVASSEIHGLAGYDIDYPMGFSPLNEMGIGGIRGKYGSVESFVYGDADSSVGLSKTPEISIPRSILDGLHFPESSDTTVEDVVDQTQSALNAGKHVIFTGPPGTGKTEIAQRVARHLCSEHPDVYSGHQTTTATADWSTFDTVGGYMPEGTGDSLDFNAGQILRCFKQSESQRNDLLIIDEINRSDIDKSFGQLFTLLSGQRIQLPFTREGEAVEVTPAANWSGPLEPHQFVVPDSWRILATMNSYDKTSLYEMSYAFMRRFAFIYIAAPTVPSDDTDRRQMIGEYASKWEIDVERAVTEAIGDVWYVTNTSVGNRKIGPAIIMDMLSHVSNSTAPVTTAVTQAVASYVFPQLEGVRGRERVVAELAGVGSVDESRLRRLAEDILQVKVDG; from the coding sequence ATGACGTACGAGGGTCCCCGGATTTTTCTCGCCCCATATGGAAATGATGTCGCGTACGAGAATTTCAGACGGACAGTCGTTGAAGGGGTCTCAGCCGACAAGTACGGGATCGATCAAGACTACTGCGCGTCGGATCGGACTGCCCATCTCTGGGGAACCAAAGGGACGATACGAGGAACTTGGTCGGACATTGAGCCTGGTGATTTCCTCATTTTCTACCGCGATTCGGAGTACACTCATGCTGTCGAAGTAATCGCTACCGAGGAAAACGAATCTCGTGGGAAATCCGTCTGGCCAAACTACGAAGAGGGGGCACCGTGGCTGTGTATTATTTACCTGAACGAGCCAGTGGAACTGGGCGTCGCTTCGAGTGAAATCCACGGATTAGCCGGATATGACATCGACTATCCGATGGGATTCTCTCCGCTCAACGAGATGGGGATTGGCGGGATTCGTGGAAAGTACGGGTCGGTCGAATCCTTCGTGTACGGTGACGCCGATTCGTCAGTTGGTCTTAGTAAGACTCCGGAGATCAGTATTCCACGGTCTATCTTGGATGGTCTCCACTTCCCCGAATCCAGTGACACTACGGTCGAGGATGTCGTCGATCAGACACAGTCCGCATTGAACGCCGGCAAACACGTGATTTTCACGGGGCCACCGGGGACAGGCAAGACGGAAATCGCTCAGCGGGTCGCCCGTCACCTCTGCTCGGAGCATCCCGACGTGTACTCCGGCCACCAGACCACGACCGCAACTGCGGACTGGTCGACGTTCGACACCGTTGGTGGATATATGCCCGAAGGAACCGGCGATTCGTTGGATTTCAACGCGGGACAGATACTTCGGTGTTTCAAGCAAAGCGAATCACAGCGCAACGATCTCCTCATCATCGACGAGATCAACAGGTCGGACATCGACAAATCGTTCGGGCAGTTGTTCACGCTCCTGTCCGGACAGCGTATCCAACTTCCATTCACTCGGGAAGGAGAGGCGGTCGAAGTGACGCCTGCCGCGAACTGGTCAGGCCCTCTCGAACCACATCAGTTCGTCGTCCCCGATTCGTGGCGGATTTTAGCGACGATGAACAGCTACGACAAGACATCTCTCTACGAGATGTCGTATGCGTTCATGCGCCGATTCGCGTTCATATACATCGCCGCACCGACTGTCCCATCCGACGATACGGACCGAAGGCAGATGATCGGAGAGTATGCCTCCAAGTGGGAAATCGACGTGGAACGAGCCGTTACGGAGGCAATCGGTGACGTGTGGTACGTCACGAACACCAGTGTCGGCAACCGGAAAATCGGCCCGGCAATCATCATGGACATGCTTTCACACGTTTCGAACAGTACAGCGCCAGTTACCACAGCGGTCACACAAGCCGTTGCGAGCTACGTGTTCCCGCAACTGGAGGGAGTCCGTGGACGTGAGCGAGTAGTCGCCGAACTCGCGGGTGTCGGGTCAGTCGACGAATCTCGGTTACGGCGTCTCGCGGAAGATATTCTCCAGGTGAAGGTAGATGGATAG
- a CDS encoding DUF502 domain-containing protein — MDRPREMDTFEEYDGPRGFARQAFVTGAAVTLPLIVTLVILGAVVDFVSQQLDPIVGVFTSVTGLQPASDTALKLVAILSLLAAIFCIGAWTERQPSRSGFGAFFDTLVSRIPGVGSLYQSIDEMSGLLLDSDTDSFQEVKLVEFPDQGSYAFAFLTAETPDVVREGVDESGEMVTVFLPMAPNPVMGGHVLHVAEEYVFDVDMTVEEGIQSIVTSGVATGQRSEEEFTEGMLDRFERRLDAADVMVGIEGLEETARETVAAARERAPVDVEDEDDDAN, encoded by the coding sequence ATGGACCGTCCCCGCGAGATGGACACTTTCGAGGAGTACGACGGGCCACGCGGCTTCGCTCGCCAGGCGTTCGTCACCGGTGCGGCCGTGACCCTCCCGCTCATCGTCACCCTCGTGATCCTCGGCGCAGTCGTCGACTTCGTCTCCCAGCAACTCGATCCGATCGTCGGCGTTTTCACCTCGGTCACGGGGCTCCAACCGGCCTCCGACACCGCGCTCAAACTCGTCGCCATCCTGTCGTTGCTGGCGGCCATCTTCTGTATCGGTGCCTGGACCGAACGCCAGCCCAGTCGCTCCGGGTTCGGTGCCTTCTTCGATACGCTGGTCTCCCGCATTCCCGGCGTCGGCTCCCTCTATCAGAGCATCGACGAAATGAGTGGCCTGCTCCTCGACAGCGACACCGACAGCTTTCAGGAGGTAAAACTCGTCGAATTCCCCGATCAGGGGTCGTACGCCTTCGCCTTCCTGACCGCCGAGACGCCCGACGTGGTTCGCGAGGGCGTCGACGAGAGCGGGGAGATGGTGACCGTCTTCCTCCCGATGGCGCCCAACCCCGTGATGGGCGGACACGTCCTCCACGTCGCCGAGGAGTACGTCTTCGACGTGGACATGACCGTCGAGGAGGGCATCCAGTCCATCGTGACCAGCGGCGTCGCCACCGGGCAGCGGTCGGAAGAGGAGTTCACCGAGGGGATGCTCGACCGCTTCGAGCGCCGACTCGACGCCGCGGACGTGATGGTGGGCATCGAGGGACTGGAGGAGACGGCGCGGGAGACGGTCGCGGCGGCACGCGAACGGGCGCCGGTGGACGTCGAGGACGAGGACGACGACGCCAACTGA
- a CDS encoding Mov34/MPN/PAD-1 family protein encodes MRLFRSSELLGIARETLDFILEASEETHPNEYMGFLRAEDARKLGLDRHGQVITDVLVIPGTTSNSVSATVRTEMKPNDVQSVGSVHSHPNGVLRPSDADLATFGQGEVHLIVGAPYDRGDWRAFDNQGDSTTLDILDVDLPEERFFDFTQEDIDAELLAEGRRRGVVSPAEMDDDDGGGLFSWLR; translated from the coding sequence ATGCGTCTGTTCCGGTCGAGCGAACTCCTCGGCATCGCTCGGGAGACTCTGGATTTCATCCTCGAAGCCAGCGAGGAGACCCACCCCAACGAGTACATGGGCTTTCTCCGGGCGGAGGACGCGCGCAAACTCGGCCTCGACCGGCACGGACAGGTCATCACGGACGTTCTCGTCATCCCCGGCACCACGTCGAACTCAGTCAGCGCAACGGTGCGGACGGAGATGAAGCCCAACGACGTGCAGTCCGTGGGATCGGTCCACTCCCACCCGAACGGTGTTCTCCGGCCGAGCGACGCGGACCTCGCCACCTTCGGTCAGGGCGAGGTCCACCTCATCGTCGGCGCGCCCTACGACCGGGGCGACTGGCGGGCCTTCGACAATCAGGGGGATTCGACGACCCTCGACATCCTCGACGTGGACCTCCCCGAGGAACGGTTCTTCGATTTCACACAGGAGGACATCGACGCCGAACTGTTGGCCGAGGGCCGGCGCCGGGGAGTCGTCTCGCCGGCGGAGATGGACGACGACGACGGCGGCGGCCTCTTCTCCTGGCTTCGATGA
- the katG gene encoding catalase/peroxidase HPI, producing the protein MTGSTQDWWPNQLPLDILNQNARQTDPMGEEFDYAEEFQNLDLDAVKADIEEVMTTSQDWWPADYGHYGPLFIRMAWHSAGTYRTHDGRGGAAGGHQRLPPVNSWPDNVNLDKARRLLWPVKQKYGKQLSWADLIVLAGNVALESMGFETFGFGGGREDDFEGDDAVDWGPEEEWETMSAERFDEDGRLSDTLGNTVMGLIYVNPEGPNGEPDLEGSAKNIRDTFGNMAMNDKETVALIAGGHTFGKVHGADSGDNLGAEPEAAPIEQQGLGWENEYGEGKGPDTITSGIEGPWTSAPTQWDMGYVDNLLDYEWEAHKGPGGAWQWRPAGDGPGADIPDSVPDAHIPDEFVDPMMLTTDIALKKDPDYREVLEEFQEDPAEFQEAFAKAWYKLIHRDMGPPERFLGPEVPEETMIWQDPLPDADYDHIGDEAAAELKAEILDSELSISQLVKTAWASASTYRDSDKRGGANGARIRLEPQKSWEVNEPGELTTVLQTLEHIQEEFNASQSDETRVSLADLIVLGGNAAVERAAADAGYTVEVPFEPGRVDAGQKQTDVESFGVLEPDADGFRNYLGGEYEDLPEELLVDKADLLNLTASEMTVLVGGMRALGATYEDTDRGVFTDRPGTLTNDFFVNLLGMDHEWVPVSEDKRVFEVRNRETGAVEWEATRVDLVFGSNSRLRAISEVYGAGDAEEKFVQDFVDAWSKVMQLDRFDLE; encoded by the coding sequence ATGACTGGCTCCACACAAGATTGGTGGCCGAACCAACTGCCGCTGGATATCCTCAACCAGAACGCTCGCCAAACCGACCCGATGGGCGAGGAGTTCGACTACGCCGAGGAGTTCCAGAACCTCGACCTCGACGCGGTGAAAGCGGACATCGAGGAGGTGATGACGACCTCACAGGACTGGTGGCCGGCCGACTACGGCCACTACGGACCGCTGTTCATCCGGATGGCGTGGCACAGCGCCGGGACCTACCGCACGCACGATGGCCGCGGTGGGGCGGCCGGGGGTCACCAACGCCTCCCGCCGGTCAACAGTTGGCCCGACAACGTGAACCTCGATAAGGCGCGTCGACTGCTCTGGCCGGTCAAACAAAAATACGGCAAGCAGCTCTCGTGGGCCGACCTGATCGTCTTGGCCGGGAACGTCGCTCTGGAGTCGATGGGCTTCGAGACGTTCGGCTTCGGCGGTGGCCGCGAGGACGACTTCGAGGGCGACGACGCCGTCGACTGGGGGCCCGAGGAGGAGTGGGAGACGATGTCCGCCGAACGGTTCGACGAGGACGGTCGGCTCTCCGATACGCTCGGCAACACCGTCATGGGCCTCATCTACGTGAACCCGGAGGGGCCGAACGGCGAACCCGACCTCGAAGGCTCCGCGAAGAACATCCGCGACACGTTCGGCAACATGGCGATGAACGACAAGGAGACGGTCGCGCTCATCGCCGGCGGTCACACGTTCGGGAAGGTCCACGGCGCCGACTCCGGCGACAACCTCGGTGCCGAGCCCGAAGCCGCCCCCATCGAACAGCAGGGTCTCGGCTGGGAGAACGAGTACGGCGAGGGTAAGGGCCCCGACACCATCACCAGCGGTATCGAGGGGCCATGGACCAGCGCGCCGACCCAGTGGGACATGGGCTACGTCGACAACCTGCTCGACTACGAGTGGGAGGCCCACAAGGGCCCCGGCGGCGCGTGGCAGTGGCGACCGGCCGGCGACGGACCGGGGGCCGACATCCCCGATTCCGTCCCGGACGCTCACATTCCGGACGAGTTCGTCGACCCGATGATGCTCACGACCGACATCGCGCTGAAAAAAGACCCCGACTACCGGGAAGTGCTGGAGGAGTTCCAAGAGGACCCGGCGGAGTTCCAGGAGGCCTTCGCGAAGGCGTGGTACAAGCTCATCCACCGCGATATGGGCCCGCCCGAGCGGTTCCTCGGTCCCGAGGTGCCCGAGGAGACGATGATCTGGCAGGACCCCCTCCCCGACGCCGACTACGACCACATCGGCGACGAAGCGGCTGCCGAGCTCAAAGCGGAGATTCTCGATTCGGAGCTCTCCATCTCCCAGTTGGTCAAAACCGCCTGGGCGTCGGCGTCGACGTACCGCGACAGCGACAAGCGCGGCGGCGCGAACGGGGCTCGTATCCGCCTCGAACCGCAGAAGAGCTGGGAGGTAAACGAGCCCGGGGAGCTGACGACCGTGCTGCAAACACTCGAACACATCCAAGAGGAGTTCAACGCCTCGCAGTCCGACGAAACGCGGGTGTCGCTCGCCGACCTCATCGTGCTGGGCGGCAACGCGGCCGTCGAGCGGGCGGCGGCGGACGCCGGCTACACCGTCGAAGTGCCGTTCGAGCCCGGTCGCGTGGACGCCGGCCAGAAGCAGACCGACGTCGAGTCCTTCGGGGTGCTCGAACCCGACGCGGACGGCTTCCGCAACTACCTCGGCGGCGAATACGAGGACCTACCGGAGGAACTGCTGGTGGACAAAGCCGACCTGCTGAACCTGACGGCGTCCGAGATGACGGTCCTGGTCGGCGGCATGCGCGCGCTCGGCGCGACCTACGAGGACACCGACCGTGGCGTCTTCACCGACCGCCCAGGGACGCTGACCAACGACTTCTTCGTGAACCTGCTCGGCATGGACCACGAGTGGGTGCCCGTCTCCGAGGACAAGCGGGTCTTCGAGGTCCGCAACCGCGAGACGGGAGCGGTCGAGTGGGAAGCGACCCGCGTCGACCTCGTGTTCGGGTCGAACTCCCGACTTCGCGCCATCTCCGAGGTCTACGGCGCCGGCGACGCCGAGGAGAAGTTCGTGCAGGACTTCGTGGACGCGTGGTCGAAGGTGATGCAGCTCGACCGCTTCGACCTCGAGTGA
- a CDS encoding long-chain fatty acid--CoA ligase, whose translation MTGHAQTLRPFLSRAAGLYPDRELVARTATGTVRYTYADYAERVGRLASALRTAGVDRGDHVATMCWNHDRHAEAYFAVPSLGAGLHTINPLLPASDVRTIVDEAADRLLFVDASLAGALTEAYDPDAFESVDRVVVVGAETPDLPFESVVGVDDFVAGNDSDPDYPALDGDDAAGLCYSSGTTGAPTGVRYTQRMLWSHTMAILTPSGLDISHHDAVMPVVPMFHINAWGLPYAATAAGAKQVYPGPAPDPADLVGLIEREGVTLTAGVPTVWLGVLEYLRDHDADLSTLERIVIGGAAPPDRLIRAFDDRGVEVVHGWGMTETAPVGAVSHLKPALRDADYETRLDKRTKQGLILPGLEFRAVDDDGDEIRHDGEAMGELLVRGPWVTTSYYGRDDDDAFEGSWLRTGDVVTVDADGYIELVDRAADVIKSGGEWISSQAVENAIMGVEGVREAAVVGVPHERWGERPVAYIVADADRDGVIDAVTDRIHDAYPDWWVPDRFEFVDEIPKTATGKFDKVDLRNQFDGSLDGAADASPPDEAE comes from the coding sequence ATGACCGGACACGCACAGACGCTCCGGCCGTTCCTGTCGCGGGCGGCCGGGCTGTATCCGGACCGCGAACTCGTCGCGCGGACCGCGACGGGGACGGTCCGCTATACGTACGCCGACTACGCCGAGCGAGTCGGCCGTCTGGCGAGTGCCCTGCGGACGGCCGGCGTCGACCGCGGCGACCACGTGGCGACGATGTGCTGGAATCACGACCGCCACGCCGAGGCGTACTTCGCGGTGCCGAGCCTGGGTGCGGGGTTGCACACGATCAACCCGCTGTTGCCCGCGAGCGACGTGCGTACCATCGTCGACGAGGCCGCGGACCGCCTCCTGTTCGTCGACGCGTCGCTCGCGGGAGCACTGACCGAGGCGTACGACCCCGACGCCTTCGAGTCGGTCGATCGGGTCGTCGTGGTCGGCGCCGAGACACCCGACCTGCCGTTCGAGTCGGTCGTCGGCGTCGACGACTTCGTCGCCGGGAACGACTCCGACCCGGACTACCCCGCTCTCGACGGCGACGACGCAGCCGGCCTCTGTTACTCCTCGGGGACGACGGGCGCGCCGACGGGCGTCCGCTACACCCAGCGGATGCTCTGGAGTCACACGATGGCGATTCTGACGCCCTCGGGACTCGACATCTCGCATCACGACGCGGTGATGCCCGTCGTCCCGATGTTCCACATCAACGCGTGGGGGCTCCCCTACGCGGCGACCGCGGCGGGCGCGAAACAGGTCTATCCCGGCCCCGCGCCCGACCCCGCCGACCTGGTCGGCCTGATCGAGCGCGAAGGCGTCACCCTCACCGCGGGCGTGCCGACGGTGTGGCTGGGCGTCCTGGAGTATCTACGGGACCACGACGCCGACCTCTCGACCCTGGAACGCATCGTCATCGGCGGCGCGGCGCCGCCCGACCGGCTGATCCGCGCGTTCGACGACCGGGGTGTCGAGGTGGTCCACGGGTGGGGCATGACCGAGACGGCGCCCGTCGGCGCCGTCTCCCACCTCAAACCCGCGTTGCGCGACGCCGACTACGAGACGCGACTCGACAAACGGACGAAACAGGGGTTGATCCTCCCCGGTCTGGAGTTCCGCGCCGTCGACGACGATGGGGACGAAATCCGCCACGACGGCGAGGCGATGGGCGAACTCCTGGTCCGTGGGCCGTGGGTCACCACGTCGTACTACGGCCGCGACGACGACGACGCGTTCGAGGGGTCGTGGCTCCGCACCGGCGACGTGGTGACCGTCGACGCGGACGGATACATCGAACTCGTCGACCGGGCCGCGGACGTGATCAAATCCGGTGGCGAGTGGATCTCCTCACAAGCGGTGGAGAACGCGATCATGGGCGTCGAGGGAGTGCGCGAGGCCGCCGTCGTCGGCGTCCCCCACGAGCGGTGGGGCGAGCGTCCAGTCGCCTACATCGTCGCGGACGCCGACCGGGACGGGGTGATCGACGCCGTGACCGACCGGATTCACGATGCGTATCCGGACTGGTGGGTGCCGGATCGCTTCGAGTTCGTCGACGAGATTCCCAAGACAGCGACGGGGAAGTTCGACAAGGTCGATCTCCGAAACCAGTTCGACGGCTCGCTCGACGGGGCCGCCGACGCGTCGCCGCCGGACGAGGCGGAGTGA
- a CDS encoding hybrid sensor histidine kinase/response regulator: MSTTGEAIQVLHVDDDPDFADIAATFLEREGDGFVVETATSAAAALDRLADLDVDCIVSDYDMPEMDGLEFLAAVRDDHPDLPFVLFTGKGSEEIASQAISAGVTDYIQKEVGTGQYAVLANRIRNAVAQYRSQRELEASQQRLSLFVEQSPLGVLEYNSDFEIVGLNEAGEEILGYSEAELRGETWTKLVTETSYENVDEVTSALAEAEGGYHSIDENVRKDGERIVCEWHNRVVTDDCDDVVAVFSQFQDVTERQERRRRIEALHEATRELMAASSQEAVADRAVETARNVLGLPINSVYLYDGAADALVPAATTEEALDLIGEPPVYEPGESLSWEAFTSGEVQVFEDVSAEPGRYNPETAFGAEIILPLGDYGVMYVAATEPGAFDDADVTLARTLAANAEQALSRIEREETLRESQRRYRTLVENFPDGAVFLFDDDLQYVLAGGAELSSVGLSATDFEDVGPRDLFPADIAEETIHYYHEALEGRSNTFEQEYQGEQYRIQTIPVRDDAGDIVSGIAVSQNITERKLRERELARQNERLEEFASVVSHDLRNPLNVAEGHLDLLQQECDRGRLDAVSRAHDRMNALIDDLLTLAREGEEVGDLEAVDLAAITERCWRNVDTDGATIDLRTDRTIRADPSRLQQLLENLVRNSVEHGSTGNRTKSGDSVEHGTTDDGVTVTVGDLPDGFYVADDGPGIPEAERDRIFDAGYTTSQDGTGFGLRIVEQVAEAHAWDIEVLERDGGGARFEITGVEFDA; encoded by the coding sequence ATGAGCACGACAGGCGAGGCGATTCAGGTCCTACACGTCGACGACGACCCGGACTTCGCCGATATAGCCGCAACTTTCCTCGAGCGCGAAGGCGACGGATTCGTCGTCGAGACGGCGACCAGTGCCGCCGCGGCGCTCGACCGCCTCGCCGATCTGGATGTCGACTGCATCGTCAGCGACTACGACATGCCCGAGATGGACGGGCTGGAGTTTCTGGCCGCCGTGCGCGACGACCACCCCGATCTGCCGTTCGTCCTCTTTACCGGCAAGGGGAGCGAGGAAATCGCGAGCCAGGCCATCTCGGCCGGCGTGACCGATTACATCCAGAAGGAGGTCGGCACCGGGCAGTACGCCGTCCTCGCCAACCGCATCCGGAATGCGGTGGCCCAGTATCGCTCACAGCGGGAACTCGAAGCCAGCCAGCAACGACTCTCCCTGTTCGTCGAGCAGTCTCCCCTCGGCGTTCTGGAGTACAACAGCGACTTCGAAATCGTCGGCCTGAACGAGGCGGGCGAGGAAATCCTTGGGTACTCCGAGGCGGAGCTTCGCGGCGAGACGTGGACGAAACTCGTCACCGAGACCAGCTACGAGAACGTCGACGAAGTGACCTCGGCGCTGGCGGAGGCGGAGGGCGGCTACCACAGCATCGACGAGAACGTTCGCAAGGACGGCGAACGGATCGTCTGTGAGTGGCACAACCGCGTCGTGACCGACGACTGCGACGACGTGGTCGCCGTCTTCTCGCAGTTTCAGGACGTGACCGAGCGACAGGAGCGGCGCCGACGCATCGAGGCGCTCCACGAGGCGACCCGCGAGTTGATGGCGGCGTCCTCGCAGGAGGCGGTCGCGGATCGAGCCGTCGAGACGGCGCGCAACGTCCTTGGACTCCCGATCAACAGCGTCTACCTCTACGACGGGGCCGCCGATGCGCTCGTCCCCGCCGCGACGACCGAAGAAGCCCTCGATCTGATCGGCGAGCCACCCGTCTACGAGCCCGGAGAGAGTCTCTCCTGGGAGGCGTTCACCTCCGGCGAGGTGCAGGTGTTCGAGGACGTCTCCGCCGAGCCCGGTCGGTACAACCCCGAGACGGCGTTTGGCGCGGAGATCATCCTCCCACTCGGCGACTACGGCGTGATGTACGTCGCCGCGACGGAGCCGGGGGCGTTCGACGACGCGGACGTCACGCTGGCGCGGACGCTCGCCGCCAACGCCGAGCAGGCGCTCTCGCGGATCGAGCGGGAGGAAACGCTTCGGGAGAGCCAGCGCCGCTACCGGACGCTCGTCGAGAACTTCCCCGACGGGGCCGTCTTCCTCTTCGACGACGACCTGCAGTACGTCCTCGCCGGCGGGGCCGAACTGTCGTCGGTCGGGCTGTCCGCCACCGACTTCGAGGATGTCGGGCCGCGGGACCTGTTCCCGGCAGACATCGCCGAGGAGACCATCCACTACTACCACGAGGCCCTAGAGGGGCGGAGCAACACCTTCGAACAGGAGTATCAGGGTGAGCAGTACCGCATCCAGACCATCCCGGTTCGCGACGACGCGGGCGACATCGTCTCCGGCATCGCCGTCTCGCAGAATATCACCGAGCGCAAGCTCCGGGAGCGCGAGCTCGCGCGGCAGAACGAGCGCCTCGAAGAGTTCGCGAGCGTCGTTTCCCACGACCTCCGGAACCCGCTCAACGTCGCCGAGGGACATCTCGACCTCCTCCAGCAGGAGTGTGACCGCGGCCGGCTCGACGCCGTGTCACGGGCGCACGACCGGATGAACGCCCTCATCGACGACCTGTTGACGCTGGCCCGGGAGGGCGAGGAAGTCGGCGACCTCGAAGCGGTCGATCTCGCCGCCATCACCGAGCGCTGCTGGCGGAACGTCGACACCGACGGCGCGACGATCGATCTCCGCACCGACCGGACGATCCGGGCCGACCCGAGCCGCCTGCAACAGTTGTTGGAGAACCTCGTGCGAAACAGCGTGGAGCACGGCTCCACGGGCAACCGGACGAAGTCCGGTGACAGCGTCGAGCACGGCACCACGGACGACGGCGTGACCGTCACCGTCGGCGACCTTCCCGACGGCTTCTACGTCGCGGACGACGGTCCCGGCATTCCCGAAGCCGAGCGCGACCGGATCTTCGACGCCGGCTACACCACGTCACAGGACGGCACCGGGTTCGGCCTGCGCATCGTCGAACAGGTCGCGGAGGCCCACGCGTGGGATATCGAGGTGCTGGAGAGAGACGGGGGCGGCGCACGGTTCGAGATCACGGGCGTCGAGTTCGACGCCTAA
- a CDS encoding YgaP-like transmembrane domain, with amino-acid sequence MDLEQNVGGRDRLARAALAALLTVVAIRSLRAGRRTLGLLAGVGALGFGFNATTCFCGLNGVLGIDTTDGGD; translated from the coding sequence ATGGACCTCGAGCAAAACGTCGGCGGCCGTGACCGACTCGCCCGCGCAGCACTCGCCGCCCTCCTTACCGTCGTCGCGATACGCTCGCTCCGCGCCGGGCGGCGGACGCTCGGCCTCCTCGCGGGAGTGGGTGCGCTCGGCTTCGGATTCAACGCCACGACGTGTTTTTGCGGGCTGAACGGCGTGCTCGGCATCGATACGACAGACGGGGGCGACTGA
- a CDS encoding TatD family hydrolase encodes MDDPDTSPFVRHMGAFRNADLGVDDPPASSVTRMPWIDVHQHGHTLSWGDRERFDLSGAEAAVFVAAAAHYAPYRPMRPEDVRFLWDDAIRRAHAIGRSHFFDPYVAIGIHTTGPKVDYEELFDVLPEYAALDEVVALGETGISMTQYSEPMALPDQEAVVREQMRVADDQGLPILIHTPSITKAEGEKWLTGKTEEGHDLADPVLDPATAKLDATEMDVAIMDEVGLADEQVVLDHAYPSMVEFVMENTDCYLAFSIGQWIRTTTVEDVAAVIEEYGPERVIIDSDVAGMYRTQPFAMKRAILDLVREGVAEDDVRQVVYENPKGVLGLE; translated from the coding sequence ATGGACGACCCCGACACGTCACCGTTCGTGCGGCATATGGGTGCGTTCCGAAACGCCGACCTCGGCGTGGACGACCCGCCCGCCTCGTCTGTCACCCGGATGCCCTGGATCGACGTTCACCAGCACGGCCACACGCTGTCCTGGGGGGACCGGGAGCGATTCGACCTCTCCGGCGCCGAGGCGGCCGTCTTCGTCGCCGCCGCCGCCCACTACGCGCCCTATCGTCCCATGCGCCCCGAGGACGTTCGCTTCCTCTGGGACGACGCCATCCGGCGTGCCCACGCCATCGGCCGGAGCCATTTTTTCGACCCGTACGTCGCCATCGGCATCCACACCACGGGCCCGAAGGTCGACTACGAGGAACTGTTCGACGTGCTCCCGGAGTATGCCGCTCTCGACGAGGTGGTCGCGCTGGGCGAGACGGGTATCTCCATGACTCAGTACAGCGAACCGATGGCGCTCCCGGATCAGGAGGCCGTCGTCCGCGAGCAGATGCGCGTCGCCGACGACCAGGGGCTCCCGATCCTGATTCACACCCCCTCGATCACGAAAGCGGAGGGCGAGAAGTGGCTCACGGGCAAAACCGAGGAGGGCCACGACCTCGCCGATCCGGTGCTCGACCCCGCGACGGCCAAACTCGACGCGACCGAGATGGACGTGGCGATCATGGACGAGGTGGGTCTCGCCGACGAGCAGGTCGTCCTCGACCACGCCTACCCGTCGATGGTCGAGTTCGTCATGGAGAACACCGACTGCTATCTCGCGTTCAGCATCGGGCAGTGGATTCGGACGACGACCGTCGAAGACGTGGCGGCGGTGATCGAGGAGTACGGGCCGGAGCGGGTTATCATCGACTCCGACGTGGCCGGGATGTATCGGACCCAGCCGTTCGCGATGAAGCGGGCCATCTTGGATCTGGTGCGCGAAGGGGTTGCCGAGGACGACGTTCGGCAGGTGGTGTACGAGAATCCGAAAGGGGTGTTGGGGTTGGAGTAA
- a CDS encoding 2Fe-2S iron-sulfur cluster-binding protein yields MPTVTFDGERIECESDARLRRVLLDAGLSPHNGPTALSCHGLGTCGTCAVEIEGDVADPTPRERARLGVPPHSVESGLRLACRVRVTDDLRVTKYGGFWGHHTE; encoded by the coding sequence ATGCCGACCGTCACGTTCGACGGCGAGCGGATCGAATGCGAGTCCGACGCCCGCCTTCGACGGGTCCTGCTTGACGCCGGCCTGTCGCCGCACAACGGGCCGACGGCCCTCTCTTGTCATGGACTGGGCACCTGTGGCACCTGCGCGGTCGAGATCGAGGGCGACGTGGCGGACCCCACGCCCCGCGAGCGTGCCCGCCTCGGCGTTCCGCCCCACTCGGTCGAGAGCGGGCTTCGCCTCGCCTGTCGGGTGCGAGTCACCGACGACCTCCGAGTCACGAAATACGGTGGGTTCTGGGGCCACCACACCGAGTAG